The Methanobrevibacter sp. TMH8 region CACAATACATTATAAAATATATGAAAGGAACTTATTGTTTAGTAATAAAGAATAAAAAACAATGCAAAATTAATATTGGTGCTATAGGTCCAATTAATTTTAAAGAAGGTTTTTATATTTATATTGGTTCAGCTATGAATTCATTGATTCCTAGAATAAAGAGACATTTGTCTGATAATAAAAAGATTCATTGGCATGTTGATTATCTTTTAAAAAATAAAAATACTCAAATTGAAGAAGTCATATTCAATATTGATGAGAAAAAGATAGAATGTTATTTAGCCAATTCTATCTCTAATGATATTGATGCTGAGAGTATAGCTAATTTTGGTTGTTCTGATTGTAATTGTAATTCTCATTTAATTTATTTTGAAAATAATGAAAAGTGTTTAAAATCTATAGAAAAAGCTTATAATAATCTTAATATTCAATATTATAATCTAAACTATTTTTATACATTAGAATAAATAATATAGCTATTTATTATCCATTGTTATTTTAATAATTTTATTTTTCTGTTTCTCTATATATTAAACCAATATTACGTGCTCTGAAAATTTCAATATAAGCAAGAATAACTGAAGATATAATAAACCCAATAATGCCCATA contains the following coding sequences:
- a CDS encoding GIY-YIG nuclease family protein — its product is MKGTYCLVIKNKKQCKINIGAIGPINFKEGFYIYIGSAMNSLIPRIKRHLSDNKKIHWHVDYLLKNKNTQIEEVIFNIDEKKIECYLANSISNDIDAESIANFGCSDCNCNSHLIYFENNEKCLKSIEKAYNNLNIQYYNLNYFYTLE